A region of Selenihalanaerobacter shriftii DNA encodes the following proteins:
- a CDS encoding ASKHA domain-containing protein: MIEVKIIGLEEDLNLKAEFSDNLLSFLQKNDIEVDANCGGNGVCGKCKVKVKGEVSDVKIKERDLLSKLELERGIRLACLTTIEGDIEVELISEGRSTLRILDEGDEDELHLEPLIQKDYLELEEPTLEDQASDWTRINREFDEELKVNLDILNKLPDILRNAEYNITVVRRNGQAIGIEPSDTTDFNYGLAFDIGTTTVVGYLLDLTTGEQVGKVAMANRQSDYGSDAISRVNHAIQGETGRNDLQDRIIKVINQIIVELIDKYQIEKERIYELVFVGNTIMNHLLLGLKADNVAKSPYVSVINEPQMVPANKLGIDLGQNASVTYLPNVASYVGSDIVAGLLTTRIDQSSDLKLLVDLGTNSEIVLGNQDRMIACAAAAGPAFEGAEIEFGMNGVEGAIEEVRINDELEISVIGNQPAKGICGSGIISLLAELLKKGIINKTGKVLSVEEMDDSVPQVIKDAIIEEGNNRKIILVNAKEAANGEPVTISQKDIRAIQLAQGAIKAGIKILMSELGVESKDISEVLIAGGFGNYIQPQDAVTIGVLPTSPEIKIKGIGNAAGSGAKAAILSQEKRKIAKEIAEKVDYLELSGRQDFQNEFMSSMSFEKFE; encoded by the coding sequence GTGATAGAAGTAAAAATCATAGGTTTAGAAGAAGATTTAAATTTAAAGGCTGAATTTAGTGATAATTTATTAAGTTTTTTGCAAAAAAATGATATAGAAGTAGATGCTAATTGTGGAGGAAATGGAGTCTGTGGAAAATGTAAAGTGAAGGTTAAGGGTGAAGTTTCAGATGTGAAAATTAAAGAAAGAGATTTGTTATCTAAATTAGAGTTAGAACGAGGGATTAGGCTAGCATGTTTAACTACTATAGAGGGAGATATTGAAGTTGAATTAATAAGTGAGGGCAGGTCTACTTTACGAATACTAGATGAGGGTGATGAAGACGAGCTACATTTAGAACCATTAATTCAAAAAGATTATTTAGAATTAGAGGAGCCTACTTTAGAAGATCAAGCTTCAGATTGGACACGAATTAATCGTGAGTTTGATGAAGAGTTAAAGGTTAATCTAGATATATTGAATAAACTACCTGATATTCTTCGTAATGCTGAGTATAATATTACTGTAGTTAGACGGAATGGACAGGCAATTGGGATAGAACCTAGTGATACTACAGATTTTAATTATGGTTTAGCATTTGATATTGGAACGACTACTGTAGTTGGATACTTATTGGATTTAACTACTGGAGAGCAAGTAGGAAAAGTAGCTATGGCTAATCGTCAAAGTGATTATGGTAGTGATGCTATATCTAGAGTTAATCATGCTATTCAAGGAGAGACAGGTAGAAATGATCTTCAAGATAGAATAATTAAAGTAATTAATCAAATTATCGTTGAATTAATTGATAAATATCAGATTGAGAAAGAGAGGATATATGAGCTGGTTTTTGTTGGGAATACAATTATGAATCATCTATTATTGGGATTAAAGGCAGATAATGTGGCTAAATCTCCATATGTTTCTGTAATTAATGAGCCTCAAATGGTGCCTGCTAATAAATTGGGGATTGATTTAGGTCAAAATGCTTCTGTTACATATTTACCTAATGTTGCTAGTTATGTAGGTTCAGATATAGTAGCTGGGTTACTCACTACTAGAATAGATCAAAGCTCAGACCTTAAGTTATTGGTTGATCTTGGAACAAATAGCGAGATTGTATTAGGTAATCAAGACAGGATGATAGCCTGTGCAGCAGCTGCTGGTCCAGCTTTTGAAGGTGCAGAAATTGAATTTGGTATGAACGGTGTAGAAGGTGCCATAGAAGAAGTCAGAATAAATGATGAACTAGAGATTAGTGTAATTGGAAATCAGCCGGCTAAAGGTATTTGTGGTTCTGGGATTATTTCATTATTAGCTGAGTTATTAAAGAAAGGTATTATTAATAAAACAGGTAAGGTATTATCAGTTGAAGAGATGGATGATTCAGTACCACAGGTAATTAAAGATGCAATTATTGAAGAAGGGAATAATAGAAAAATAATTTTAGTTAATGCAAAAGAAGCTGCTAATGGAGAGCCAGTAACTATTAGTCAAAAGGATATTAGAGCTATTCAATTAGCTCAAGGTGCTATTAAAGCAGGAATTAAGATACTTATGAGTGAATTAGGAGTAGAGAGCAAAGATATTTCTGAAGTTTTAATTGCGGGTGGTTTTGGTAATTATATTCAGCCACAAGATGCAGTTACCATTGGTGTATTACCGACTTCACCTGAAATTAAAATTAAGGGAATCGGTAATGCTGCTGGTAGTGGAGCAAAGGCTGCTATATTGAGCCAAGAAAAACGGAAGATAGCTAAAGAAATAGCTGAAAAAGTGGATTACTTAGAATTATCCGGTAGGCAGGATTTTCAGAATGAATTTATGAGTTCAATGTCATTTGAAAAATTTGAGTAA
- a CDS encoding PaaI family thioesterase, whose product MERQGEEMCFACGPKNPIGLKLEFELNDDIIESKFTPEEVHQGFDGIMHGGLVSTLLDEIMANMLYLQGVKAVTAKMETKFRKPVEIGQELTITGWIEREKKRTINTAAKIINQEGQKVAEAEAVFMRIDGK is encoded by the coding sequence ATGGAAAGACAGGGGGAAGAGATGTGTTTTGCATGTGGACCTAAAAACCCTATTGGATTAAAATTAGAGTTTGAATTAAATGATGACATCATAGAAAGCAAATTCACCCCTGAGGAAGTACACCAAGGTTTTGATGGCATTATGCATGGTGGATTAGTTTCTACCCTTTTGGATGAAATAATGGCAAATATGCTTTATTTACAAGGTGTTAAGGCTGTAACTGCTAAAATGGAAACTAAATTTAGAAAACCAGTAGAGATTGGCCAAGAATTAACTATTACTGGTTGGATAGAAAGAGAAAAGAAACGGACTATAAATACAGCAGCTAAGATAATTAATCAAGAAGGGCAGAAGGTTGCTGAAGCTGAGGCAGTCTTTATGAGGATAGATGGCAAATAA